gaacaaacacaacaacatttAGGAGTTGTTTATACATGGTTTACAAGCTGTTTACACATCGGTTTCTGCCTCACCAAATTTACACGTACACCAAGTTTTAGAAAGTGCATTTAAAactctggtttaaaaaaaaaaaaaaaaaaatcactttaggGGGATAAaatgtcacaatggagtttttatttgtatccacatgtagtgtttacatgtatatgcataaaaaaaaaatctgattttaTAAATATCCGCACACGTGTAACAACACCTACAGCAAGTCCACGCCTGGGCCTGGTGCAGCACCTGAGCTCACCTGCGTCTCGTCTGGCCAGGGACGTGACTGAGCTCACTGTCTGACTCTGATTTTTCATCTTTCATCcgattccttttttttttttcttaatcttttttctctctgtttcttttgtattgttgttgttaaATCTAACTGTTAGGCACATGGGGATGCATATCTTGTTCGACTTGTGCTATACAAAAGTTGTTATTACTCTTACCTGTGTATCGTCCAGCCAGGGACATGACCGTGCCCTCCTCCCCCGGCCGCCGGTGGTACACCAGCTCACCGCCCAGCGCCAGAGACGGCGTGATGGACTGCAGATAATGGGCTACAAGGATACCTGGAAGAAAGgaggataaaaagaaagaaagaaagaaagaaagacagaaagagagacagaaatagagagggggggggataagaTAAAGAAGGAACATGGTGAAAAAGAGAGATGTTTATGTGATATGGATGGAATCCAACAGCTAGGAGGGATCGCGGGTGGAGAAAAAAAGGGGATGCATACAACAAAGGACATTATGGGACATAACAAGCAGGGCTCGGATTTTATGTCCAAAAGTTTTGAGATATTTgatatgttaaagggacactgtgacagatttttagttgtttatttccagaattcaagctgcccaatgttacctttttcatgaatacttaccaccaccatcaaattctaagcattcattatgactggaaaaattgcacttttcctacatgaaaggggggatcgtctccatggtccgccaatttgaatttccaaaaatagccatctttagctgcaaaaatgactctacttggaccatactagaaaatattggtttattacttagtaaactttcgtgtaaagatcaaatttggcaataggcagcccagtttcactgagcagcatagttgcagtaccttttttgaccatttcctgcacagtgtccctttaaatatataAACGGTCTGTAACACCTTTATTAGCCAAATTGCTACAAGTGAATGGATGCAAATAAAAGCATCACTATTTCTTCCTACAAAGtaataaagtacagtatgtttgagTCATCCATGTAACGGTTTCAAAAGGCATTTCCCCCCTTATGTTCAAAGTTTGCATAGTAACTGGACACTGACTTCATAGCgcattatgtaagggataatgtattgtccacacgtgactataggaaaatatttgcccgacgaggcgaataacaccccccgacgccgaaggcggaggggtgttattccgcttcgaagggaaatattttcctatagtcacatgttgacaatacattatcccgcttattatacggcttttaccaacattagaaaacATAAATAGTTAACaagtagtttaaaataacatgtttattgccattttatagcgtgcgcaaagaaagatagttcgtggaacgctcataatttaaaaaggttaccaagcaacagagtttggctactttctaacttgttacagccacgttgcgcttcatactgtttgcaggctgcctcgttcactgcgcgatatctaggcTACTAAACCTGGGTTCTTAACAGGAATATTtatatctaatcggcgacagtaggctattccagaaaaaagcatagcaacccaagcactgctgtgcgccctgaccatgcTGTGCGctggatggttggctggaggaggcaacttctagcctacaggctacacccttaaggaaactgtcaacgaactcctcacttgtaaaaaaaaaaaaatgaaataaaaaatactaggcaatagtgttaataaaagatgtcacgacagcggccggcggacagtgacagtttgctttgttGGAACAGCAACACTCGGACATGAAATGTTGCTGATGAATCCTGATGGGCTACCACTCTGCCTTTTTTGTTATTAACTTCGTCAGGATGACATATCTGTTAAAATTAATCGCTGAATGAGAGTTCTAGTGTTGTTGCAATTCGTCTTGAGACGTttgagaagtggttggttaccggagCATCAGTGGGTTATCAGCAGCGTGCGTTAATCGCGCTGCTGCCATTctgctaaaaatcagaaggcaagacatatcagtgaagatatgaccgatctacttgcggagtgatctctgaagtgaccaaactcgttgccattggcagcgggtattattaggtgggcattacagaaaagtagtgaccaccgaacgttgggtccgcccattgaaagtgaatgggagctcttgcaccattctagaaTGCCGTATAATAAGgggaaataaataataataataatcatcatcatttttatttggACTGCCTTTcaacccaaggacactttacagggCAGAATGGTTACATTGTCACGTGTTAAGTAAGTAGAGGAAGTAGGTTCCTGCTTACCAGATCCCACGAGCACGTCCGGGTTGCCAAACGTCACGGCCGCTGTAAAGTCCTCTCCTCTGAACTCTGCGTCAGTCTGCCAGTTCACAAACTTCTGCTGCTGCGTCTGTTTGCGTCACAGGAATTGAGAGTTTGAAATATAAAGCTATGAGCAAGATCTTCAACCTCAACAACACACGgtaaaatgcatacacacacaaacagatacgaacacacacagatacacaaattaCCTGTAGGGCCACTTTAGAGCGTATTCTGTCTGTGACCTGGTGAATGATCTGTGCATTTAGACTTCCGCTGTTGTCCATGTCTCCCACCATTACAGGATACGACTAAAGCACAAgtggacagacaaacaagcagagtTACTCCATCATACGCACAAGTATAGCTTTGAAAAAATGATGAATGCACCAATGAAATGTATTGGCAGACTGTGTACAAATTAGGTGTggcgaaaatgttaaaaaaatcttaaccggctactgagttTCATTAACGGGTGGTTTaccggtaatcttaaataatACAACGTCCAcctgcctgatatgcacagcactgaaatgtttattttattttatttttcacataaaccTTTTTTTTAGCTGCACAGACAGGACCCATGTCACCTCATGTCCAGCGGCGTACAAATAGAAACTATTGGCTCTGTGCTGTGGTTGCGCTAATTCCGCTATGGGACGACTCATGCTCACATTTATCATATTTAGATATTGGGTACTCAGGACACTCAAGTATGGCCAGCAAGCACACAGCAATCACGTGTGAAATTGTAATATGAAATCGTGTGATCAAAAGACCAAGTCCCTAACTAGTAGTCCACAGCAGATGAGGTGAGGCCAGGGGGATATATGGATGTAGCCAGGGAGacgatggaagaggagaggtgaggcccCGGCCGTGGCTGAAACAATTAGGGCATTGACTGTTACACCTAGGACCACAGTTCGATTCCTGggtccgaggtcatttcccccccctgtcaccatctcacactgtccttacTAATttaggcataaaagcccctaaaatacatttcaaaaaagagaaagtggagaagaagagagagaagggaaaggaaaataagaaggaggagaggtagagtacCTCAGCGGGACCCGTCTGCTTGGCTCCCACGTACGTGGCCCCAAACCGGTAACTGGAATCTCCCAGAGTGCTCAGCATGACAGTGTGGTTCACCTTGGGAAAGACAAGAGACCGAAGACGAGAGGCAAGGTCAGTCAGACTCAAAGTCAAGGAGTCTGTACTTTCCCCAAAAGGACAACTTCTGAATGTACAAACTGACCAAACGCTGCAGCAAAAGCAGAAATAGAACAGTAATTCAAAGAAATATAGTAATAATGAGATGAATAGAAAGCAGCCAGGAGGCATGGGGATTAATGCACCATACTGCAAATACGGGGCTAGGAGATTTATTTCGCCTTAATTATGATAGATCAGTGAAGATTGGATAGgaaagtggtgagagagagacagggtagtaGGGATGGTATCGGtttcggtatcggcacccgatacggCTCATTATACTCGtcctcgtcaagcacttgccgataccaggaacgatactgctattacacaaaacaatgcaaaatcttgtcacattctgtggacttgaaagcattatggaaaaagtgccacctcatacatttactaacatttaaatctacatggaaatggacaataaaaatatcacaggtggaaaaaaacaaggccatacatttattttcattgtattttggtggtaaaaggtatcagtatcggtactcggtatcggcaagaacacacattaatgtactcgtacttgtatcggttttcaaaaaagtggtatcggtgcatccctacagggtagggctgggaaattagTAGGCCGAACTCAAACCCGGATCCCCCGGTACACGGAAAGGATGTTCCATGCAGAGCATCACAGCACCCCGTCCCACCTGGACTTAGATTTGAGTCTGATCCATGGCCATTTCCTGagcctttccccatctctctcccgctAATTTCCTGTTTcgttctctcacaaacacactttccTATCAATAGAGGCAAAAATTccctaaatatatataaaaagggcATTGGGAGGACAATATTGGCAGTCAATGTCATCAAGAGAGAAGCTATGCTTCGGTTAATGATTAGGAGCTATGATACAGTTTGGCGTGCATTCCTCAAACACTAACGTAGTCCTCTGATCTGATCAATATGCACACCAATAATTCCGGTAAATAACTACTGGTACAACAATGCTCTTGCAAGTCAGATGTAAATGTAAGAACTTCAAAGTCAAAACGAGTGCATAGATTTCCACAGCATCACGCAAGTCAAAACACGATACATCTACTGCGTATTCTGTGCACTTCCACTGTGCTGCTCCATTCTAAGCCCTTTTTCAAGGACAGCTTATTTGCACAGAGGGTCTGAAGCCTAGGGGCTATGAATACACACTACAGTGTTTTTCCTAGAATTAATCAAAAGACCTCAAGTGGAAGCAACAGAAACTTTCAGGCtaaaacttaaaggggtatgccactaccacagcatgtcgctaagctaccgaaagtcaatgcatccgtgtagcatgctacaatgctacacggatccactgACTTTcagtagcttagcgacatattccctcttttaacttctcttaaagcaagacaacgcttaacatgaaaaataagacactttaccatctttataaaccccagccaacgattttaactgcattaagccccaaaatagtggcatacccctttaactcttCACTAACATCGCTAGAATGAAAGATTGCACAAGGATGCAATAGAGACTCATACTCCTACGCACTACAACTGGCCATGCTTACAACATCTTTCACCAAAACCATATAGAAAAAAATCCTCACAGGAACAAGAGTTAAACGCAGTTGATTAGACAGGGAACAGAAAAACAGAAGGAGAATGTCCTTATCTGTCAGTTGCTGTGAGTGTGCGACTGACCTGAAAATAGTTGCTAAGTCCCTTGTTGACAGTCAGCCTCACTCCTTCCATCTGCATGGGGAAGACCTCTACAGGGAAAGAAGGAGTCGGGAAATTTAAGTTTAAGCACAATAcaatacatcacatcacaccatcaCATCATTACAGCTCtgacattttgtgtttttttcaaagGTCAAGCATCCACCTCAGGCATCTGTCATTCTAAATGCTAAAACCTGGAAGTCTTCTGACTTCCAGTGAATTAGCAGCTACAATTTATTACAGCCTCAATACAGACTTGAAGGATGATATTTGAGGTGCAGTACAAACCAACAACATATGCACGGCCATTTGGGGCAAAAATGTCAAAGGCCGTATCAGGACATCACTGCGAAGAGTTATGAAACAATATGATGGTGACCGTTAAAACCTTTGGGGAGAGTGCACTTCTGTATTGAGCAGGGCTTCCTAGCATTGTCTGAAGACCAAAGATACCCTACCAGAGAGAGCAAGCCACATGCAACCCAAAAACTGCAACGGTTTGGTGACAGTGTCAAGAGTACACTATTGCTGTGAGTGAGTAAATAACTGGTCATAACAGTCTTCAATTGCTCCTGATAGGACTACACCAATGGCCTCTCACTAACCTTTGCACTTGCGGTGACACTCCTCGAAGGCTCCAGGGTTGGGCAGCGGGGTCTCCGACTCTGAGGCCGGGGTGGTGGAGGCTCCACCGGGCGAGACAGGTGACACGGGGGGCATGGTGAAGCCTGGGGGCACGGAGACCAGACCGGCCCCACCTGCACTGCCGCCCGGAGGTGGCACTGGTGGGCTCGGAGAACTGGCAGCtagcacactgcccatgctgaaggagagggagagggagaacgaaacgaatgaatgaatgaatgaatggccgATTGAATGAATGAGCTAAGACGCTGTGAAGTACCGAAGCAGTTGGGTTGAATACTAATGATGATTCATATTTGTATTTAACCAATTGCATTTCAGGCAGATTACGTACTGCATTTACAGTGAAGATAGTAAATGGTCATGACATTGGCCACTGAGTGTCAATGTAGGCTAGCTACAATGGAATCAGCTACCCTTTAATGATGAAAATGTTTAGCCTGATTCGCAATACTCCAATACCAGCAATCAGATTAGGACATACGGAAATCTGTCAGAGGAACGAACATTGGTCTATCAAATCTGAACCCATCTTGCTTCCAAGCAAGACATCACCTGTCCAAGCAAGGATAGGTAACGAGTAATGACCAATGAATTAGCTAGCTACCCAGCTAGCTATGCTTTGCTTTCCCCGAAGGAAGACACAACGCATACACCTAAATCCAATAACCAAAGGAAAGTTTGCTTCATGATTAATTTCCGTCATTGCCACGTTTTTATAAACCCCGTGATATAAAATTTGATACTCACGTTGTGACTCAGAAGAGAAGGACGATACAACACCCGGCAGCAGAGCAGTCACGAAGTGGTAAACCAGCATGAGTTTTCAACACTGGTCCCGCCTTCCTTTGGTAGCAGGACATTTGATTGGACAGTCAGCACAACCGTTGAACAATGTGTTGCCTTTTCACCTGTCAATCCATACAGCCTAGACAAGCATGTGCGATTGATACCGGAGACGTGGGCGTGTCTTAACGTGCGATTTGACTTGGTGGATGTGATGCAAGTGAAATGTGCAAAGGTGGTTGGGTCCAAAAGCTCAAAGGAGGTGGGTCTTAAGAGTAACACTTCAGTCGATTGGGTTACAAAATGCGTCAAGACAGCTTGGTTGAGGAGTGGAATGATTTTTTTTGGTCCATGAGGTAAGATTTCCCCCTGAAGGTCATGATAGAACTGTTGGGGCCTGTCGTTCTACCCTATGGATCTTGATTTTCAACACATGACATGGCAGTAACAACTATGTTCACCCATCATTGAAAATTATGCAGTTTTAGTACAGTGTCCAGCTGGATATTTAATACCATTCAGTCACATAGTATTATTTGAATGAAAGATACTGtatacaaaatacagccattcagtaggcctaggcctcatTCACTGATGTCTACAGACAGAActaaaaacaagacacacaggCGTTTAGTTGCAGTCAATTgtctcaattttttattttgtcaAAACCTTTTGTATCTTTTCTGTTAACACAAGTCATTTCGATGAGAGAggtagaagagaaaaagaaaacatgacaATCAAATGaggtggtaggcctatggctggtGACATTACCTTCAAcacaagaggggaaaaaaaagaaacattttcaCATACCAAATCAATATGCCAAAAATATTGGGAAGAACATCTAaaccacaaaataaaaaaatgaaaataaaattaagacatttgggttgagaCTGGTCCAACTAGGTCTATCTCCCTGCTCCAAAACACAGGACGTGTGGGGAACAAGGTCAGTGTCAGACCCAGAAAGCTTCTCGGCTGTAAAGAAATTATAATACTGAGCTGGTGACCTAGTTCAATAAAAGTTCTACCTCTCTCATTCACATTCTGGTTTGACATATTCCAATTGtttctcattttgtttttttaagaacagagaaggaaaatgtttaaaagaaagaaagaaaaaaactccaCCAAAAATGTAACCATCTCcactcaaaaaaaataaaaaaaaaatggaattggAATAAACTGAACTTTGCCCCCACCATGTTTTACTTGGGGCTGTtatacacagacatacaacagTTCACATTATTCATGGGGCACCAAATTTAGACATTAGGGTTTGTATTGgtcaaaattaaaataaaataaaaagaaataattTAAACATTTTGCACACTTTTTTAGACACTTGTCCTTTAACGGGCAAGCAGACGTTTTTTCAATATGGTGGGGTTAATCAAATTTGCGTAATTGAACAAATACTAGGCTCTCATCACTGGACTGGAGGGGATCCAATGTTTTGTCTGAGAGATTCCAAAGCCGTGACCCAATTTCGGCTATGGGAATGTTTTAATCCAAgtttaacttcctgtttggaagACAAATGTCTATTGAAACTAatgtttggattttttcttcttctccatgGTGTGCAAAACACTTGCACCCTCCACTACCTCCAAGACACCCACACAGGTActttgactgacacacacacacacacacacacacacacacacacacacacacacacacacacacacacacacacacacacacacacacacacacacacacacacacacacacacacacacacacacacacacacacacacacacacacacacacacacacacacacacacacacacacacacacacacacacacacacacacacgactgtttGCCACAGCCAAACATTCCATTTCAGGCAACGAGTGGCTACCACACAGTTaagtcatcatcacacacacacgcacacacacacacacacacacacagttcaacatctccaacacacacacacagtttaaactcactcacacacagccaacttACAATCCAAAAGCCACAGAGCTCCTAACATTAAGCCCACACAGCCACTCTTCGCAGGGAACGATACAGCATTCTTTCACAGATTCTTGGGTTTTGATTTCTCACTCACTCCCACAGAAACATTCACACTTGAGTTTTTGTTCTCGCTCCCCTCACACTACCATACATTTTCTAGACTTTCAATCACACAGTACAGATACAGACGTGCTTCCATCCGTCCACCCACCATTGTAATACATTCACACTTTTTGGTTTTCATGAGTCCTGAAAATgagctttttttaaaatattgtttCTAAACCCAACTTGGACCCAACCATGTCTGGTCCAAAACCGGCTCATTCTTTGCTTTTCAAACCTGTAAACGGCAAAAATTACTCTGTAAACAAGTCTGCATTTACAGGTCCCCGCTTTACCAGATGACAACCCCCCTTCAAGGACAATACACCAAAGTCCCAACCCCTGACTAAGCTTGTCGTAGGTCGGTGCGGGAAGGGTGCAAGGCAGGGCCAGGAGGGATTTTGGTTAAAAGAAAGACAAGACAGGCACGTTTGCAGAGCTTGCCATGCACTTTCTTGGAAACTTACACAAAAAAAATTAACTCCTCGACTGGCTACAACCCTACGAAAATCTTCAGCAGTACCGATCCAATAGGCGTCAACCATACAACACCTCTGATGGCCAACAATCTCCCTGTACAACTTCTTCACCCTGAAAAGCCACTGGCACAACACCAGGTCCAATAAGCTGCAGATCTGTTGATGCACCTCCCCAAAGCACACGGCCAGGGGCCTGTACTACgacgctggttcaggagtaaaccaggtgaagtgaagaggtaaatcatccaatatAGAAGCCCggagtcctcatgttcttaagaatatgaggactccaggcttctatattagatgatttacctcttgagTCCTCATGTTCTTAAGAATATGGAGGACTCTGGACTTTTCTATTacattatttacctcttaacgtaacccgctttactcctgaaccagcttcctaGTACCCTCTGATGTCATTTTACAATTTACCATCGAGGAAACGAATCCCCAATCAAGACCCCCTACAATTGCCCCTCATCCCCAACCCCACTCGCTCACACGCATACTTGGCTCAagcgcacccccaccccacatacCCCTTCTGCCCAcagccaacccaccccaccccacccctccaaccAGAGGGGTATacaccaagaagctggttcaggagtaaaccaggttgaaAGGGAAA
The Engraulis encrasicolus isolate BLACKSEA-1 chromosome 20, IST_EnEncr_1.0, whole genome shotgun sequence genome window above contains:
- the tomm40l gene encoding mitochondrial import receptor subunit TOM40B; translation: MGSVLAASSPSPPVPPPGGSAGGAGLVSVPPGFTMPPVSPVSPGGASTTPASESETPLPNPGAFEECHRKCKEVFPMQMEGVRLTVNKGLSNYFQVNHTVMLSTLGDSSYRFGATYVGAKQTGPAESYPVMVGDMDNSGSLNAQIIHQVTDRIRSKVALQTQQQKFVNWQTDAEFRGEDFTAAVTFGNPDVLVGSGILVAHYLQSITPSLALGGELVYHRRPGEEGTVMSLAGRYTGSNFIATMTLGGAGAHCSYYHKANDTLQLGVEFEASARMQDTSVTFGYQLDLPKANLLFKGSVDSNWVVGATLEKKLLPLPLTLALGAFLNHRKNKFQCGFGITIG